The genomic segment ATAATTGATATATTAAGAAAAAGATTTACTATAGTATTCATCGATGAAATGCAAGATATGGATAAAATTCAGCATGATTTGTTAGAAAAAATGTTTTTTATTAATTCCGAAACCATTTTTCAAAGGATTGGAGATAAAAATCAAGCTATTTATAATGGAGGAAATATTGAAACGGATGTAATTTGGCAAGATAGAGAAAAAGTTTTAAATCTTACAGGAACAAATAGATTTTCTCAAACAATTGCAACTTTTGTTCAAAACTTTGGAATAATTAATACCCCAATAAATTCTTTACAAAATAGTCGAGAAGATTTAAAACCTCACTTATTTATATATAAAGATGAAAATATTCAAGATATAATTCCTAAATATTCACAATTAATTAGGAGTTATGTAAATGATGGATTGTTTCAAATAGATAAAGAAAAACCTTTTAAAGCTATTGCTTGGATAAAAGAACATGAAACAAAAATCGCTTTAAAAAACTATTTTGAAAACTTTGAAGAAAATCAACATAAAGTGAAAGAAAATTATAAAAATCTAAAAAGTTATTTGGTCTATTTTGAAAGAGGAAATGGAAGTTTTAAAGGCATTAAAAAAAGTATTCTAAATGCTCTTGTAAAGATATTAAAATTAGAAAATACAAAAGATGAAAATGATAGGTTTTATACAAAAAAATCATTAATAAATATAATTAGTGAAAAACAAAAAGAACAACAAAATAGTATTTATGATGATTTCAATTTAAATATTTACAAATGGTGTAAGAAACTTTTAGTGACAAATAATCTTGATATTACTTTCAATGAAATAAAAGAATACATACCTGTTTTTTTAAATATTTTTGAGAAATCAATTGTTAATAGTAGAGTATTTATTAATGATGAATCTTTATTAATCTCAGCTAATATCACATCTAGTGAAATTAAAAATATTTATAATCAAGATGGATTTGATATTCATATCTCAACAGTTCATAGTGTTAAGGGTGAAACCCATACAGCAACTTTATATTTAGAATCTTCTTATTATTCTGAATATGAATCGCAAAGGCTTTTAGAACAATTTAAAAATGTGCCTTTTAATAATCCGGCATTAAGACATACTCAAAGTACTAAAATGGCTTATGTAGGTTTTTCTAGACCTACCCATTTATTATGTATTGCTATACATGAAGATAGATTTGATAGTTCATTAGATACATTAGGTTATTTTGAAATTATATATATCTAGAAAGATTGTTAATTAATAAGAAATTATGTATTTTTTATTTTTATGTATAAATTTAAGGAGAAAATTATAACAATATGAGTACCGAATATTCAAAAGAACAGAAAATTGCATCAAATAAATATAGTGGTATTAAATCTAGAGTAAAAAAGAAACCGGGATATGACTTAGAAAATTTTTGGAAAAGAGAAGAATTTATAAAATGGTATATTCAAACTGAAAAAAAGTGCTTCTATTGCAATAGTACGGATATTGAAATAAAGTCATTCTATGAAAGAACAACTTCCAAAAGAAAGATAACTAGAGGGAAAAACTTAGAAATTGATAGAAAAGAAGATAAAGAATATTCTGAGGATAATTGTACTTTTATTTGTTATTGGTGTAATAATGCAAAATCAGATGTTTTTTTTTCAGATGAATTTAAATCTATAGGTCTAGCAATAGGTTCTGTAATAAAATCTAATTGTTAATTATATTTTATAAAAAGTTAAGCGACTAAATTAATATATTTTATGTGCTTTATAATCTTTCAACAAGAAATAGGACATAAAATTCTGGAAATTTTTTTCAAAACTTCTAGGTTTTGAATTCAATCACTTATATTAATTTTCAGTGTTCCTCAATGTGTTCAAAAAGTAAAAACTACGAAGTGCAACAAACCTTATGGAACTACGGAATAAAAGAGTTAGCTTTTAAACGATGTGTGAAATAAAGGCAAGTTAGAAAAATAAACATTTATAAACCGTATAATAGTATATTATACGCAGGTATTAGCTATTTCATTAATTAGCATTTTTTGTTGATAATCACTCATGTGATATTTTGGGATACGTGCTTCATAAGTTTTATATCTTGCTTTCAAAAGTATACATATTTCTTCTAGTTCTTCTAGTTTTTTCAACTCCAAAAATTGAATTATATCATCTTCAATATAAGTAAAAATTTTATTTACATAAAAGCAAAAGAAATTTCTTTTTAGTTTTCTGTCATTTAGAATAAACATGAAAACAATTAAGTATTCTTTATATTCTGCATGTGATAAACTAATTTCCAATTTATAATGGGTATTTATTTTATATTCTTGAATAATAGACAAGTTCTTAAAAACTTGTTTAAAATTATTACTTATCATTAATGAACAATAATTGAAATACCTATATTGTTCTAAATCTAAATCTATAACAGGAAAGTAATCATTATGCATAGAGGTACTATATATTTTATAATGAATATTTATATTCTTAAGTTCATACATATTTAAAAAGCTTTTAGTTTTAATATTTCTGACAATACATACTTCACCATATTTAGGATGTATAAATTCATTTGAATGTGATTCCAAATTAAACTCGCCAAAATAAGGAAAAAAACATCGTACTTGAGAATAATCTAATTTATTATTGTTATTGATTTTTTGAAAAAAAATATATAGAAAATTCTTTTCTATTCTTTTTTCAATTAATAGTTGACATACTAAAGCAATAACTTTATCAGAAAAATGTCTTCTAGTATGTATATCAATTTTATTATGTCGTTTTGAATATTTAAATTTGGAATATATTGATTTAAGATCACCATTCAAAGTAGCTTTTAACAATGGTGCTCTAGTTGCATAGTATCTTTCAAAGATTACACTACATGGAATTATGAGTAAATAATGATTAAACTTGTAATAATAAGCATATCCTGTAAGTTTTAGGTCTTGAAGTTCATCTTCCGTAAATAAACTATTTAATCTTATTAATTTATCTTTTTCAGATGTAACAATTTTATGTAAACTCAAGATAGTTCTTTTTGATGTAAGTTTATAATTGTATATGAGATGAATATTTTTAATAATTCATTTGTACTTTTTAAAATCATCATATAATTATATTTAAGTTAGTTGTTGTATATTTAAGTTTGTTATTGTATATGACATTGGAAGCTAGTTTATAAGTAAACTCTTTTGTATAATTTGAAGGTCTTCTTGTGCCTACAATAGAGATTTTTTTTCTTTTTAAAAGTTCAGTATTTCCTATAAAATAGAGCTCTTTTGGGTATTTCTTCATAGCTTCAAGTTCTTTGATTTTAAAATCAAATTGATTTATCATAAAAAACCCTTGATAATTTTTGTATTTATTTTAACTAAATTTTTATAAATATGGAAGTTTGTTTAAAAATATCGGTTCAACATCGTTTAAAAGATGTTTTGACTCTTTTAGAACTTTGAAAGTAACTTCATAAGGATGTCCAATAGCTATTGCAAAACCTTGTTTTTTGGCAACTCTTATTGCATCTTTTAGCTGATTTTGAATAGCTGTAAAGCTTCTGTCATTATCCAAAAAAGTATCTCTTACAATATATGGCATTTGGTATTTTATAGATAACTCTTTTGCTACAGAGTTTGGAGTTGTTTTGCTATCTACAAATATAAAATTATATTTTTTTAATGCACGAAAAAGTTTATCCATAGCTTCATAATTTTCTGTAAAAACCGAACCAGTATGGTTATTTGTATAAGTAGTATTTGGATACAAAGCTCTAAGCTGTTTTACTCGTGCTTCTATTTTTTCATAACTATCAGATATATTTAAAGTATCAATTTCAATATTTTTAAAGTTTTTAGAAGCTTGCATTGGAAAGTGTATCATATGAAATGGTAAATTTTGTGTAATAGTAGCTGACTCTTTTTGTGCACCATTAGGTGGTAAAAATGCCATACTTATAGGATATCCAATATTTAAAATTTTATCTTTTTGTGATTTTGATACTACATCATCTATTATAATTACTAGTTTTGGTTTAGTTTTTAAATCATATTTGTAGCTATCTTTTTTTGTTATTAATTGTTTTTTTTCTTTTGTTATAGGTTTTTCTATTTGAACTTTTTCTTCGATTATCTCATCTTCTATCTCTTTTGATGGTTCTTTGGGTTGTTTTATTTCTATTTTTTGTTCAATTTTTGATTTTTCAATCTCTTTTTGTTTTTCTAAAACCTCTTTTAAAATATCTTTTTTTAGCTCTTTTTCAAAAATCTCTTTTTTATCTTCTTCTAATTGTAAATTTTTTTCTAAAATGTTATTTTTACTATCTGGATTTAAGCTTTCGATAACCTCTTCCATAATTTCATCATTTGTATATAATTTTTGAGATTGTAAGATGTTATTGTTAGAAGAAGATTTTATTCTTTGATTATTTTTACTCAAGAAAAAATAAGCAAAAAGCAGAAGTAGAAAAATAAGAGTTAAAAGTACTATAAAATTTCTCGCAAGATTTCTTTTTCTTAAGCTTTTTTTTATAGGTGAAATTTTTCGTTTTTTTCTTGTTTTTTTTGTCATAAGATAGTTTTATTTTAAGAGCAAAAGCTCTTAAAATAATTAGTTAGTCTCTTGATTTACTATTTTTTTAGATGCAATCCAAGGCATCATATTTCTAAGTTTTACACCAGTTTGCTCTAATAAAGAAGCTCTTGTATATGCTCTTTCAGCATTCATTCTTGGGTATCCTGATTGTCCTTCAAGAATGAAATCTTTAGCAAATACACCATTTTGAATCTCTTTTAATATTTGTCTCATAGCTTTTTTAGACTCATCATTTATAACTCTAGGTCCTGATACATAATCTCCGTACTCAGCTGTATTTGAAATAGAGTATCTCATATCAGCAATTCCACCTTCATACATTAAGTCAACAATTAATTTTAACTCATGTAAACACTCAAAATATGCCATTTCAGGCTCATAACCAGCTTCTGTTAGAACTTCAAATCCAGCTTGAACTAAAGCAGTTGCTCCACCACAAAGAACTGCTTGTTCACCAAATAGGTCTGTTTCAGTTTCATCTTTGAAAGTAGTTTCTATAATTCCTGTTCTTCCACCACCAATTGCACTAGCGTATGCAAGAGCAACTTGTTTTGTATCACCAGATGCATCTTGATGAATTGCAATTAAATCTGGAATTCCTCCACCTTTTGTAAACTCGCTTCTAACTGTATGACCTGGAGCTTTTGGAGCAATCATCATAACATTCATTTTTTTACAAGGAATAATTCTTTTATAGTGAATATTAAATCCATGTCCAAATGCTAAATAAGCACCATCTTTTAGGTTTGGTTTAATCTCTTTTTCATAAATTTCAGATTGACTCTCATCTGGTAAAAGTATCATAACAACATCTGCAATTTTTGTAGCTTCAGCAACTGTTAAAACTTTGAAACCTTTAGCTTCAGCTTTTTTCCAAGAACTACCATCTTGTCTTAAACCAACAACAACTTCAACACCGCTATCTCTTAAGTTTTCAGCGTGTGCGTGTCCTTGTGAACCAAATCCAATCATTGCAACTTTTTTTGATTTTATTAACTCTATATTACAATCTTTGTCATAGAATACATTTATTGCCATTTATCTACCCTCTGTTTTTTTAAAAATTTATCAAGATTATACAAAAATATATATAAATATTAGATTTAAAAGAAAAACTATATAATAGTGCAAATAAAAGGATAAGAATTGCTAAAAAATATATTTACAAAAATTGAAAAAAAGATATTTAATTTTTCGCAAGATGAAAAAAATATAATAGAAAATTACATAAAAGATGAGATAATAGTAAAAAATGGTGAAGATTTTGAGATAAATTCAAAATATAAAATTGGAGTTTTGAAGATTGAAAAGAATTTTGCTATTTTAGAAGATTTAGTAAATCCAATAAAAAACATAAAACTAGAACTTGATAGTTTAAATGGCGCATTTAACAATGATTTAATTTTGGTAAAAAGAGTTTTTAATCCAAGAAGTAAAATAAAAGCGAAGGTTATAAAAGTACTTGAAGGAAAAAAAGCTGAAATTTTAGTATATGTTGAAGATGGCTCATTTTTTACTTTAAAAGAGAACATAGAAATACCTAGTAAAAATACAAAAGCTTATGTAAATGGTGATGTTCTAATAATTGATAATAAAGAGTTTAAAGAAATCAAGTTTATTGGAAATTTAGATGATGCAAAAATAGATGAATTTATAAGTTTGTATATTTATGAAGAACTTTATAGAGATGAAGAAAAAATTGAAATAGATGAGTTTATTGAAGATGAGTCTAAAAAAGAAGAAACAAGAGTTGATTTAAGAGATTTACCATTTTGCACAATAGATCCAAATAGTGCCAAAGACCATGATGATGCTATCTTTTTTGATATAGAAAATAGTACTTTATTTGTAGCAATTGCAGATGTTTCTCATTTTGTACAAGAGGGGAGTAAACTTGATGTTTTAGCTTTTAAAAAATCTTCAACAATATATTTACCAAGTAGAACATTGCCAATGCTTCCTCCACTTTTAAGTGAAAACTTGTGTTCTCTAAAAGAGAATGAAGATAGATACGCGTATGTTTTTAAACTAAAATTAGATCTAAAAAATTTAAAAGTCCAAAATAGTTCACTATTTTGTGCAACTATAAAAAATCATAGGAATTTTTCATATGGAAGAATTGATAGAGTTTTAGAGAATAAACTTGACCAATATAATGAAAATGAAAAGAGAATTTTTGATTATATTATTCCGCTTTATAAAATTACAAAAAAATTTAGAGACGATAGATTAAAAAAGGGTTATGACTTTAGAACACAAGAGAATAGACTTAAATTAAAAAACAGTTTATTAGAAAATATTGAAGTAGAAAAATCAACATCCTCTCACCAATTAGTAGAAGAGTGTATGCTACTTGCAAATATTGAAGCTAGTAAAAAAGTTGGAGCTTTGGGAATTTTTAGAATTCATGAAGAGCCAAATTTTAAAGCTATATCAAAATTAATTGATGATGTTAATATTTTGGGTGTAAAAGCAAAATTAAAAGATAATGTACATGAAACAATTTCGCATATTCAAGAAGAATCAAATAAATTATTTTTAA from the Aliarcobacter cryaerophilus ATCC 43158 genome contains:
- a CDS encoding divergent polysaccharide deacetylase family protein produces the protein MTKKTRKKRKISPIKKSLRKRNLARNFIVLLTLIFLLLLFAYFFLSKNNQRIKSSSNNNILQSQKLYTNDEIMEEVIESLNPDSKNNILEKNLQLEEDKKEIFEKELKKDILKEVLEKQKEIEKSKIEQKIEIKQPKEPSKEIEDEIIEEKVQIEKPITKEKKQLITKKDSYKYDLKTKPKLVIIIDDVVSKSQKDKILNIGYPISMAFLPPNGAQKESATITQNLPFHMIHFPMQASKNFKNIEIDTLNISDSYEKIEARVKQLRALYPNTTYTNNHTGSVFTENYEAMDKLFRALKKYNFIFVDSKTTPNSVAKELSIKYQMPYIVRDTFLDNDRSFTAIQNQLKDAIRVAKKQGFAIAIGHPYEVTFKVLKESKHLLNDVEPIFLNKLPYL
- a CDS encoding UvrD-helicase domain-containing protein; the protein is MLVHNINITDEDIKYAENILLKEGQRFEDDSNERINFIKDLTTLDLQAVPGSGKTTVLLAKLLILERYLPFDDGSGILVISHTNTAIDEIKNKIGKYCPKLFSYPNFIGTIQSFVNKFLSIPFYKQILKKKINIIDNITYDETVSKYILPYGATQWVNRLQDSDDFKKSLRFNDNVNLIEGINGLESNFRLKNKESPTYKALYEMKLNILKAGILHFDDMYFLANRYLVKKENIIDILRKRFTIVFIDEMQDMDKIQHDLLEKMFFINSETIFQRIGDKNQAIYNGGNIETDVIWQDREKVLNLTGTNRFSQTIATFVQNFGIINTPINSLQNSREDLKPHLFIYKDENIQDIIPKYSQLIRSYVNDGLFQIDKEKPFKAIAWIKEHETKIALKNYFENFEENQHKVKENYKNLKSYLVYFERGNGSFKGIKKSILNALVKILKLENTKDENDRFYTKKSLINIISEKQKEQQNSIYDDFNLNIYKWCKKLLVTNNLDITFNEIKEYIPVFLNIFEKSIVNSRVFINDESLLISANITSSEIKNIYNQDGFDIHISTVHSVKGETHTATLYLESSYYSEYESQRLLEQFKNVPFNNPALRHTQSTKMAYVGFSRPTHLLCIAIHEDRFDSSLDTLGYFEIIYI
- the ilvC gene encoding ketol-acid reductoisomerase gives rise to the protein MAINVFYDKDCNIELIKSKKVAMIGFGSQGHAHAENLRDSGVEVVVGLRQDGSSWKKAEAKGFKVLTVAEATKIADVVMILLPDESQSEIYEKEIKPNLKDGAYLAFGHGFNIHYKRIIPCKKMNVMMIAPKAPGHTVRSEFTKGGGIPDLIAIHQDASGDTKQVALAYASAIGGGRTGIIETTFKDETETDLFGEQAVLCGGATALVQAGFEVLTEAGYEPEMAYFECLHELKLIVDLMYEGGIADMRYSISNTAEYGDYVSGPRVINDESKKAMRQILKEIQNGVFAKDFILEGQSGYPRMNAERAYTRASLLEQTGVKLRNMMPWIASKKIVNQETN
- a CDS encoding DNA-processing protein DprA, which produces MINQFDFKIKELEAMKKYPKELYFIGNTELLKRKKISIVGTRRPSNYTKEFTYKLASNVIYNNKLKYTTTNLNIII
- a CDS encoding RNB domain-containing ribonuclease — translated: MLKNIFTKIEKKIFNFSQDEKNIIENYIKDEIIVKNGEDFEINSKYKIGVLKIEKNFAILEDLVNPIKNIKLELDSLNGAFNNDLILVKRVFNPRSKIKAKVIKVLEGKKAEILVYVEDGSFFTLKENIEIPSKNTKAYVNGDVLIIDNKEFKEIKFIGNLDDAKIDEFISLYIYEELYRDEEKIEIDEFIEDESKKEETRVDLRDLPFCTIDPNSAKDHDDAIFFDIENSTLFVAIADVSHFVQEGSKLDVLAFKKSSTIYLPSRTLPMLPPLLSENLCSLKENEDRYAYVFKLKLDLKNLKVQNSSLFCATIKNHRNFSYGRIDRVLENKLDQYNENEKRIFDYIIPLYKITKKFRDDRLKKGYDFRTQENRLKLKNSLLENIEVEKSTSSHQLVEECMLLANIEASKKVGALGIFRIHEEPNFKAISKLIDDVNILGVKAKLKDNVHETISHIQEESNKLFLRDEIDELVIQSLTQAKYSSKNLGHFGLGFSSYSHFTSPIRRYSDLVIHRILKSKKLPKNIDDICTHISEQERKIDKLVWDFEDRKYARWAKENIDGEIKVKIVDIERAKAVCYENMIGLKVTIENYKGQKLFSKHKVKIVSSNLATKLIVAKIL